From one Paeniglutamicibacter psychrophenolicus genomic stretch:
- a CDS encoding branched-chain amino acid ABC transporter permease: protein MPALAMPSATAAGQVQVPLQKQELTIRGTLRDGSVPIEGVRITASSTTGFSAEATTDKNGRWVIVVPEKGTYEVLLDVATLPADKPLSEGEANPRIVEFATSSNMGVIFKVGENAAAVTRSFGSILAERTVAGLSFGLLLALTAVGLSLVFGTTGLTNFAHGEMVTFGAVATFALSAWGFPLWAALVVAVLLGGALGWLQDWGLWKPLRHRGSALVPMMIVSIGLALAMRYIILFFFGGTTEQLPSAQSPILDVLGVSISRNTLVSLAVSLVVIIVVALLLLKTRFGKATRAVADNPALAAASGIDVDRVIRMVWVVGSMLAALGGILWAYYRPGVAFNMGQQILLMIFAGVTLGGLGTVFGALIGSVLVGLMVEISTIWLEADLKYVGALAVMILVLLFKPQGLLGRRERVG, encoded by the coding sequence ATGCCGGCACTGGCGATGCCCTCGGCAACAGCGGCCGGGCAGGTCCAGGTCCCCCTGCAGAAACAAGAGCTGACGATCCGTGGAACCCTCCGCGACGGATCGGTCCCGATCGAGGGCGTACGGATCACGGCCAGCTCAACCACGGGTTTCAGTGCGGAGGCGACGACCGACAAGAACGGTCGGTGGGTCATCGTCGTTCCCGAAAAGGGAACCTACGAGGTCTTGTTGGACGTCGCCACGCTGCCTGCGGACAAGCCCCTGAGCGAGGGGGAGGCGAACCCGCGCATCGTGGAATTCGCCACCTCGTCCAACATGGGTGTCATTTTCAAGGTCGGTGAGAACGCGGCCGCCGTCACCAGGAGTTTCGGTTCGATCCTGGCCGAGCGGACGGTGGCCGGACTGAGCTTTGGATTGCTCCTGGCCTTGACCGCGGTCGGACTGTCGCTGGTCTTCGGAACAACGGGCCTGACCAACTTTGCCCACGGGGAAATGGTGACCTTCGGCGCCGTGGCAACCTTCGCGCTCTCGGCCTGGGGATTCCCGCTCTGGGCCGCCCTGGTGGTTGCCGTCCTGCTGGGCGGGGCCCTGGGTTGGCTGCAGGATTGGGGACTGTGGAAACCCCTGCGGCACCGCGGTTCGGCACTGGTCCCCATGATGATCGTCTCGATCGGGCTCGCCCTGGCCATGCGCTACATCATCCTGTTCTTCTTCGGCGGCACCACCGAACAACTGCCCTCGGCGCAAAGCCCGATCCTGGACGTGCTGGGGGTTTCGATCTCGCGAAACACGCTCGTCTCGCTGGCGGTCTCGCTGGTGGTGATCATCGTGGTGGCATTGCTGCTGCTCAAGACCCGGTTCGGCAAGGCAACCCGCGCCGTGGCCGACAACCCCGCGCTCGCCGCGGCCTCCGGAATCGATGTGGACCGTGTGATCCGCATGGTGTGGGTGGTCGGCAGCATGCTTGCCGCACTCGGCGGAATCCTGTGGGCCTACTACCGGCCCGGTGTCGCCTTCAACATGGGCCAGCAGATCCTGCTGATGATCTTCGCCGGGGTGACCCTGGGCGGGCTCGGCACGGTGTTCGGGGCGCTCATCGGTTCGGTGCTGGTCGGTCTCATGGTGGAGATTTCGACGATCTGGCTGGAGGCCGACCTGAAATACGTCGGTGCACTGGCGGTCATGATCCTCGTGCTCCTGTTCAAGCCGCAGGGCCTGCTGGGCCGCCGCGAGCGCGTGGGCTAG
- a CDS encoding ABC transporter substrate-binding protein has translation MIAPPRSRFTRGGRFLAVGAALALTATACAGGGGNEPSASPTATGSAPVAEGPLKVGTLLPSTGNLSFFGPPMTAGVDLAIKEINEAGGVNGEDVTVMHRDSGDTTTNIATQSSTEMLGQNVSAIIGAASSGVTKTVINQITGAGTLMMSPANTSPDFSTWDDKGLYWRTAPSDVMQGRILGNVMVGQGAATVGMIVLNDAYGTGLAKNIRMAVEAANGEIVVESMFNEGDSQFSSQVDEVVAAKPDAIAILSFDQARSIIPLLIQKGVDPTTMYFVDGNILDYKKDFDKGTLEGAMGTQPGSFAKTDFKKRLEAVNDSLKDWNYAAESYDATTLIALASTVAKSHDGAAIAAQLQGVSRDGEKCGDFASCKKLLDEGKDIDYDGIAGPVTWDENGDITEGIMGVYQYDGNNVPKPLREEAGAV, from the coding sequence ATGATCGCTCCACCACGATCGCGTTTTACTCGAGGGGGCCGTTTCCTGGCCGTCGGGGCCGCACTTGCCCTGACCGCCACGGCATGCGCCGGAGGAGGCGGCAACGAACCCAGCGCCTCGCCAACGGCAACGGGTTCCGCACCGGTGGCCGAAGGCCCGCTTAAGGTTGGAACGCTGCTTCCGAGCACGGGAAACCTTTCCTTCTTCGGTCCACCCATGACCGCCGGGGTCGACCTGGCAATCAAGGAAATCAATGAAGCAGGCGGCGTGAACGGCGAGGACGTCACGGTCATGCACCGCGACTCGGGCGACACCACGACCAATATCGCCACGCAATCGAGCACCGAAATGCTCGGTCAAAACGTCTCGGCAATCATTGGCGCCGCTTCTTCGGGCGTCACCAAGACCGTGATCAACCAGATCACCGGTGCCGGCACACTCATGATGTCCCCGGCCAACACCTCCCCGGACTTCAGCACGTGGGACGACAAGGGCCTGTATTGGCGCACGGCTCCATCGGATGTCATGCAGGGCAGGATCCTGGGCAACGTCATGGTCGGCCAGGGTGCCGCGACGGTGGGCATGATCGTGCTCAACGACGCATACGGCACCGGGCTCGCCAAGAACATCCGGATGGCGGTCGAGGCGGCAAACGGCGAAATCGTCGTCGAATCGATGTTCAACGAGGGGGACTCGCAATTTTCGTCCCAGGTCGACGAGGTCGTTGCGGCAAAGCCCGATGCCATTGCGATCCTGAGCTTCGACCAGGCTCGTTCCATCATCCCGCTGCTGATCCAGAAGGGCGTTGACCCCACCACCATGTACTTCGTGGACGGCAACATCCTCGACTACAAGAAGGACTTCGATAAGGGGACCCTCGAAGGCGCCATGGGCACCCAGCCGGGATCCTTCGCGAAGACCGATTTCAAGAAGCGGCTGGAAGCGGTCAATGATTCGCTCAAGGACTGGAACTACGCGGCCGAATCCTACGATGCCACCACGCTGATCGCGCTGGCCTCCACCGTGGCCAAGTCCCATGACGGCGCGGCCATTGCGGCCCAGCTGCAGGGGGTCTCGCGCGACGGTGAGAAGTGCGGGGACTTCGCCTCGTGCAAGAAATTGCTCGACGAGGGCAAGGACATCGACTACGACGGCATTGCCGGTCCGGTGACCTGGGACGAGAATGGCGACATCACCGAGGGCATCATGGGCGTCTACCAGTACGACGGCAACAACGTGCCAAAGCCACTGCGTGAGGAGGCCGGGGCCGTCTAG
- a CDS encoding ABC transporter ATP-binding protein, with translation MSTEAEVAVVSVTDLVAGYLPGVNILNGCNLEARQGELIGIIGPNGAGKSTLLKAMFGLVKVHSGRVVVHGADLTGLKANKLVSRGLGFVPQTNNVFPALSIQENMEMGIFQRPKDFAKRFEFVTSLFPELGKRRNQRAGSLSGGERQMVAMGRALMMEPAVLLLDEPSAGLSPVRQDETFLRVHEINRAGVCVIMVEQNARRCLQICDRAYVLDQGRDAHTGTGRELLNDPKVIQLYLGNLAETVEREESEGGTPPPASL, from the coding sequence ATGAGCACCGAAGCGGAAGTCGCCGTCGTCAGCGTCACCGACCTGGTCGCCGGTTACCTGCCCGGGGTCAACATCCTCAACGGCTGCAACCTCGAGGCACGCCAGGGTGAACTGATCGGCATCATCGGTCCCAACGGGGCCGGCAAGTCGACACTGCTCAAGGCGATGTTCGGGCTGGTGAAGGTCCATTCGGGGCGCGTGGTCGTCCATGGGGCAGACCTGACCGGGCTCAAGGCCAACAAGCTGGTCTCCCGCGGGCTGGGATTCGTGCCGCAGACCAACAACGTGTTCCCGGCGCTGAGCATCCAGGAAAACATGGAGATGGGCATTTTCCAGCGCCCCAAGGACTTTGCCAAGCGCTTCGAGTTCGTCACCTCGCTCTTTCCGGAGTTGGGCAAGCGCCGCAACCAGCGCGCCGGTTCCCTCTCCGGCGGCGAGCGGCAAATGGTGGCCATGGGCAGGGCGCTGATGATGGAACCTGCGGTGCTGCTGCTCGACGAGCCTTCGGCGGGCCTCTCCCCCGTGAGGCAGGACGAGACCTTCCTGCGGGTCCACGAGATCAACAGGGCCGGCGTGTGCGTCATCATGGTCGAGCAGAATGCCAGGCGGTGCCTGCAGATCTGTGACCGCGCCTACGTCCTTGACCAGGGCCGCGACGCACACACGGGCACCGGGCGCGAATTGCTCAACGACCCCAAGGTCATCCAGCTCTATCTGGGCAACCTGGCCGAGACCGTGGAACGCGAGGAGTCCGAAGGCGGCACGCCGCCGCCCGCATCTCTTTAG
- a CDS encoding ABC transporter ATP-binding protein, whose translation MSDAQRIPPGSATGQDPDTSPFNDTGPIAVGPAAPGCKKRDPIIVAEGVRRSFGALKAVDVDHVEIPRHKITALIGPNGAGKTTFFNLLTGFDTPDSGSWTFDGNNLAGIRPHRVARLGMVRTFQLTKVMGKLTVIENMRLGGADQPGEALWRAMFPWLWRARETELTRTADSLLAMFKLAEKREDYAASLSGGQRKLLEMARALMAEPRLIMLDEPMAGVNPALTQSLLDHIKNLKSTGTTVLFVEHDMHVVRHIADWVIVMAEGRVVAEGPPKEVMQDQAVIDAYLGAHHDVDLGAPEGIALLEDVLSEDAESVVGTEDAGELLTVHEEPDTQDPYGRQP comes from the coding sequence ATGAGTGACGCACAACGAATTCCGCCAGGGTCCGCCACCGGCCAGGACCCGGACACCTCCCCGTTCAACGACACCGGTCCCATTGCCGTGGGGCCGGCCGCACCCGGTTGCAAGAAGCGCGACCCCATCATCGTCGCCGAGGGCGTGCGCCGCTCGTTCGGTGCACTCAAGGCGGTGGACGTGGACCATGTTGAAATTCCGCGGCACAAGATCACCGCGCTCATCGGCCCCAACGGTGCGGGCAAGACGACGTTCTTCAACCTGCTCACCGGTTTCGACACCCCCGATTCCGGGTCATGGACATTCGACGGGAACAACCTTGCCGGGATCCGCCCCCACCGGGTGGCTCGCCTGGGCATGGTGCGAACCTTCCAGCTCACCAAGGTCATGGGCAAGCTCACCGTCATCGAGAACATGCGCCTCGGCGGCGCCGACCAGCCCGGCGAAGCCCTGTGGCGGGCCATGTTTCCGTGGCTGTGGCGCGCGCGCGAGACCGAGCTCACCCGCACCGCCGATTCGCTGCTGGCCATGTTCAAGCTGGCCGAGAAACGCGAAGACTATGCCGCATCGCTTTCCGGAGGCCAGCGCAAGCTGCTGGAAATGGCCCGGGCGCTGATGGCCGAACCAAGGCTCATCATGCTCGACGAGCCCATGGCCGGGGTCAACCCGGCCCTGACCCAATCCCTGCTCGACCACATCAAGAACCTCAAGTCCACCGGGACCACGGTGCTTTTCGTGGAACACGACATGCACGTGGTCCGCCACATCGCCGACTGGGTCATTGTGATGGCCGAGGGACGCGTGGTGGCGGAGGGACCGCCCAAGGAAGTGATGCAGGACCAGGCCGTCATCGACGCGTACCTGGGGGCCCACCACGATGTCGATCTGGGTGCACCCGAAGGCATCGCCCTCCTGGAAGACGTCTTGAGCGAGGATGCCGAATCCGTTGTCGGCACGGAAGACGCCGGAGAACTCCTGACGGTGCATGAGGAGCCGGACACCCAGGATCCCTACGGGAGGCAGCCATGA
- a CDS encoding Bax inhibitor-1/YccA family protein, translating into MALGGNPVFNSKNYREQTRAVGATGAASTTYAQPMSAQALQDLYSQPSASPQETGRMTYADVINKTMLSLGMVLIGAAIGWQLPALMLVGALVGLGLGLVNSFKRQPSPVLILLYAGFEGLFLGGLSGVFENMYPGIAMQAVLATFSVFAVTLVLYRSGKYRATPKMTRMFMIAMIGYGVFSLLNFGLMMFGAVDGMFGMRSGILGVGIGVLAVLLATYALVLDFTNISEGVRQGAPAKMAWAAAFGLTVTLVWLYVEILRILAILRGDD; encoded by the coding sequence ATGGCCCTGGGCGGAAACCCGGTCTTCAATTCCAAGAACTACCGCGAGCAGACCCGTGCGGTCGGCGCCACGGGTGCCGCGTCCACCACCTATGCTCAGCCGATGAGCGCACAGGCCCTGCAGGACCTGTACTCGCAGCCTTCCGCGTCACCGCAGGAAACCGGCCGCATGACCTACGCCGACGTCATCAACAAGACGATGTTGAGCCTGGGCATGGTGCTCATTGGTGCGGCCATCGGCTGGCAGCTGCCGGCCCTGATGCTCGTCGGCGCGCTCGTCGGCCTGGGCCTGGGCCTGGTTAATTCCTTCAAGCGCCAGCCCTCGCCGGTGCTCATCCTGCTGTACGCGGGCTTCGAGGGCCTGTTCCTCGGCGGCCTGTCGGGCGTCTTCGAGAACATGTACCCGGGCATTGCCATGCAGGCCGTGCTCGCCACGTTCTCTGTCTTCGCCGTGACCCTGGTGCTTTACCGCTCGGGCAAGTACCGCGCGACCCCGAAGATGACCCGCATGTTCATGATCGCGATGATCGGCTACGGCGTGTTCTCGCTGCTGAACTTCGGCCTGATGATGTTCGGCGCCGTCGATGGCATGTTCGGCATGCGCAGCGGCATACTTGGCGTCGGCATCGGCGTGCTCGCCGTGCTGTTGGCCACCTACGCACTCGTGCTGGACTTCACCAACATCTCCGAGGGTGTGCGCCAGGGAGCGCCGGCCAAGATGGCCTGGGCTGCCGCATTCGGCCTGACAGTGACGCTGGTCTGGCTGTACGTTGAGATTCTGCGCATTCTGGCCATCCTGCGTGGCGACGACTAG
- a CDS encoding NAD(P)/FAD-dependent oxidoreductase produces the protein MPITEQFSDRPRILVVGGGYVGLYVAMKLQKKVKDHGGIVTVVDPLPYMTYQPFLPEVAGGQIEPRHVVVSHRQHLKHAELINGRVSAIDHKNNKAVIVPVVGEPFELEYRDVVLAAGAVTRTFPIPGLADEGIGLKSIEEAVALRNRILERIESASLMTDASERKRALSFVVVGGGFAGIETIAEIEDMARHAAALNGRIGKDELRFVLVEAMGRIMPEVTEDQALWVVDHLRSRGIEVLLNTSLADATEGKLALINMPDKSAAETFESDTLIWTAGVMANPMVRSTDFPIEPRGRVRTGTDLRITGEDGVAIEGAWAAGDVSAVPDVTGGLPDGTCVPNAQHAVRQAKLLAHNLYSTRYGVGQVKNYKHKNLGAVAGFGANKGVAKVMGVKLKGWPAWMAHRGYHGMAMPTFERKFRVLGDWMVAIFFTRDTLQLNNLENPRSTFVEAATPKPRA, from the coding sequence ATGCCTATCACTGAACAATTTTCCGATCGCCCGCGCATTCTTGTAGTTGGCGGCGGCTACGTTGGACTTTACGTCGCAATGAAGCTGCAGAAGAAGGTCAAGGACCACGGCGGCATCGTCACCGTCGTGGACCCGCTGCCGTACATGACCTACCAGCCGTTCCTCCCCGAGGTGGCAGGTGGCCAGATCGAGCCGCGCCACGTCGTGGTGTCGCACCGCCAGCACCTCAAGCACGCCGAACTGATCAATGGCCGCGTCTCGGCCATCGACCACAAGAACAACAAGGCCGTCATCGTGCCGGTTGTCGGCGAGCCGTTCGAGCTCGAGTACCGCGACGTGGTCCTGGCCGCCGGCGCGGTCACCCGCACCTTCCCGATCCCGGGCCTTGCAGATGAGGGCATCGGCCTGAAGTCCATCGAGGAAGCCGTTGCCCTGCGCAACAGGATCCTTGAGCGCATCGAATCGGCTTCCTTGATGACCGACGCCTCCGAGCGCAAGCGCGCCCTGAGCTTCGTCGTGGTCGGTGGCGGCTTCGCCGGCATCGAGACCATCGCCGAGATCGAGGACATGGCCCGCCACGCCGCAGCCCTCAACGGCCGCATCGGCAAGGACGAGCTGCGCTTCGTGCTTGTCGAGGCCATGGGCCGCATCATGCCCGAGGTCACCGAGGACCAGGCGCTGTGGGTTGTCGACCACCTGCGCAGCCGCGGCATCGAGGTCCTGCTGAACACCTCGCTGGCCGACGCCACCGAGGGCAAGCTGGCCCTGATCAACATGCCGGACAAGTCCGCTGCCGAGACCTTCGAGTCCGACACGCTGATCTGGACCGCCGGCGTCATGGCCAACCCGATGGTTCGCTCCACCGACTTCCCCATCGAGCCCCGCGGTCGCGTCCGGACCGGTACCGACCTGCGCATCACCGGCGAAGACGGCGTTGCCATCGAGGGCGCCTGGGCAGCCGGCGACGTGTCCGCAGTGCCCGACGTGACCGGCGGCCTGCCGGATGGCACCTGTGTGCCGAACGCACAGCACGCAGTTCGCCAGGCCAAGTTGCTGGCACACAACCTGTACTCCACCCGCTACGGCGTGGGCCAGGTCAAGAACTACAAGCACAAGAACCTCGGCGCGGTTGCCGGTTTCGGTGCGAACAAGGGCGTCGCCAAGGTCATGGGCGTCAAGCTCAAGGGCTGGCCGGCCTGGATGGCACACCGTGGCTACCACGGCATGGCCATGCCGACCTTCGAGCGCAAGTTCCGCGTCCTGGGCGACTGGATGGTGGCGATCTTCTTCACCCGCGACACCCTGCAGCTGAACAACCTCGAAAACCCGCGCTCCACCTTCGTTGAGGCAGCAACCCCGAAGCCGCGCGCCTAA
- a CDS encoding branched-chain amino acid ABC transporter permease: protein MDFAAIFTNALTEIVSPITASYALAALGLAVHFGYAGLLNFGQAGFMAVGAYGFSISTLTFGAPLPVALLTALVASVLFALLLGIPTLRLRADYLAIVTIAAAEIVRYIVTTNSLTNVTGSANGLATFERGFYALNPFPPGDYPVGPLNFNDRSLWVTIVAWCIVLLCAAIVWALMRSPWGRVLKGIREDENAVLSLGKNVFVYKMEALVIGGLFGSLAGILFTLPTGAVQPANYGSELTFFLWTALLLGGMATVFGSVLGAMIFWVVLSLTQGILLGLIEAGYITFLSSAQAGQLRYILVGVALMLLMIFRPQGIMGNKKELAFS, encoded by the coding sequence ATGGACTTCGCAGCGATCTTCACCAATGCCTTGACGGAAATCGTCAGCCCGATCACCGCCTCCTATGCGCTCGCCGCGCTGGGACTGGCCGTGCACTTCGGCTACGCGGGGCTGCTGAACTTCGGCCAGGCCGGATTCATGGCCGTGGGCGCCTACGGCTTCTCCATCTCAACGCTCACCTTTGGCGCGCCCCTGCCCGTGGCGTTGCTGACGGCGCTGGTTGCCTCGGTCCTGTTCGCGTTGCTCCTGGGCATTCCCACGTTGCGCCTGCGCGCGGACTACCTGGCCATCGTCACGATCGCCGCGGCCGAGATCGTCCGCTACATCGTCACCACCAATTCCCTGACCAACGTCACCGGATCGGCCAACGGCCTGGCCACCTTCGAGCGCGGCTTCTACGCGTTGAACCCCTTCCCTCCCGGCGACTACCCGGTGGGTCCGCTGAACTTCAATGACCGCAGCCTGTGGGTGACCATTGTTGCCTGGTGCATCGTGCTGCTCTGTGCCGCGATCGTGTGGGCGCTGATGCGCAGCCCGTGGGGCCGGGTGCTCAAGGGAATCCGCGAGGACGAGAACGCCGTGCTCTCGCTGGGCAAGAACGTCTTCGTCTACAAGATGGAGGCGCTGGTCATCGGCGGCCTGTTCGGCTCGCTGGCCGGGATCCTGTTCACCTTGCCCACCGGCGCGGTGCAGCCGGCCAACTACGGCTCGGAGCTGACGTTCTTCCTGTGGACGGCGTTGCTGCTCGGTGGCATGGCCACGGTCTTCGGCTCGGTGCTCGGAGCCATGATCTTCTGGGTGGTGCTCTCGCTGACCCAGGGCATCTTGCTGGGGCTCATCGAGGCCGGGTACATCACCTTCCTCTCCAGCGCCCAGGCCGGCCAGCTGCGCTACATCCTGGTGGGTGTGGCCCTGATGCTGCTGATGATTTTCCGCCCGCAAGGAATCATGGGCAACAAGAAGGAGCTCGCTTTCTCATGA
- a CDS encoding S8 family serine peptidase yields the protein MSQRLRRIAATALTLVLGLTAALAVAPAALADPARDGEWWLKSSGITKAWEVSKGAGVTVAVIDTGIDTSHPDLLGAVTGGKDISGAGIPDGSKPLGTLPEHGTLVATLLAGRGNNGAAIAEAKADAAAQQIAYDRAVESAKKAKEDPPPKPEPIEIPKPAAGPDGMLGVAPEANLLSLSLWMGTENPAGISVEDQVPAAVKWAVDHGAKVINISLGSTQPDWPPSWDTAFKYAEDKDVVIVAAAGNRAGGMKQVGAPATIPGVLTVAGIDRQGKASVDSSTEGISIGVAAPADPLVGGLPGGGYADWSGTSGAAPLVAGVAAMIRSKYPEMKAPQVINRILATARDAGKPGVDNLYGHGILDAYAALTAEVPQVEANPMNTITEWIRVHRRGAQVNAGPTEDPGISTEKSDIKAIAAPAPLPPSDGSGFLPPLLVLGFGGLLLLTMLGGTLHYTRTKRRVAIAESTKSAPVSALKLGDRTGRKDIFDELPESGENS from the coding sequence TTGAGCCAACGACTGCGCCGCATCGCCGCCACGGCACTGACCCTGGTGCTTGGCCTCACGGCCGCACTGGCCGTGGCCCCCGCGGCACTTGCCGATCCGGCCCGCGACGGGGAATGGTGGCTCAAGTCCTCCGGCATCACCAAGGCCTGGGAAGTGTCCAAGGGCGCCGGGGTCACCGTCGCGGTCATTGACACGGGCATCGACACCTCGCACCCCGACCTGCTCGGGGCGGTCACCGGAGGCAAGGACATCTCCGGCGCCGGAATCCCGGACGGCTCCAAGCCGCTGGGCACGCTGCCGGAGCACGGGACCCTGGTGGCCACGCTGCTGGCCGGGCGCGGAAACAACGGCGCGGCGATTGCCGAGGCCAAGGCGGATGCCGCGGCACAGCAGATCGCCTACGACCGGGCCGTAGAATCCGCCAAGAAGGCCAAGGAAGATCCGCCCCCGAAACCCGAGCCGATCGAAATCCCGAAGCCCGCTGCCGGGCCCGACGGCATGCTGGGCGTGGCCCCGGAGGCCAACCTGCTTTCGCTCTCGCTGTGGATGGGCACGGAGAACCCCGCCGGGATTTCCGTCGAGGACCAGGTGCCCGCGGCCGTGAAGTGGGCCGTGGACCACGGCGCGAAGGTCATCAACATCTCGCTGGGCTCCACCCAGCCGGACTGGCCGCCAAGCTGGGACACCGCGTTCAAGTATGCCGAGGACAAGGACGTGGTCATCGTCGCCGCCGCCGGGAACCGTGCCGGCGGCATGAAACAGGTCGGGGCCCCGGCCACGATCCCCGGGGTGCTCACCGTGGCCGGAATCGACCGCCAGGGCAAGGCCAGCGTCGATTCCTCCACCGAGGGCATCAGCATCGGCGTGGCCGCCCCGGCCGATCCGCTGGTCGGCGGGCTGCCCGGAGGCGGCTACGCGGATTGGTCGGGGACCTCCGGCGCCGCGCCGCTGGTTGCCGGGGTGGCGGCGATGATCCGCTCCAAGTACCCGGAAATGAAGGCCCCGCAGGTCATCAACAGGATCCTGGCGACCGCGCGCGACGCGGGCAAGCCCGGCGTCGACAACCTCTATGGCCACGGCATCCTCGATGCCTATGCGGCGCTCACCGCCGAGGTCCCCCAGGTCGAGGCGAACCCGATGAACACCATCACCGAATGGATCCGGGTGCACCGCCGCGGCGCGCAGGTCAATGCAGGTCCCACCGAGGACCCGGGCATCTCCACGGAGAAGTCCGACATCAAGGCCATCGCCGCCCCCGCCCCGTTGCCGCCGAGCGACGGCTCCGGATTCCTGCCGCCGCTGCTGGTGCTGGGTTTCGGAGGGTTGCTGCTGCTGACCATGCTGGGCGGGACCCTCCACTACACGCGCACCAAGCGCCGGGTGGCCATCGCCGAATCGACTAAGAGCGCACCGGTTTCGGCGCTGAAACTGGGTGACCGCACCGGTCGCAAGGACATCTTCGACGAGCTTCCGGAGTCCGGCGAAAACTCCTGA
- a CDS encoding AI-2E family transporter, which produces MKLPRPLRRLAAATEAVQHSAQVTKQRMAAAPEADENPASIYAAHAEAEDLPYGVRIAASWSWRLIVIVLAVGIAVWLLSHVSLLVIPLMIAALLAGLLSPVVKFLTRTLRFPKGLSVGVTMVGFLAVIVGGLSVVGQRLANGFASLWAQALTGIAQIQHWLSTGPLGLSNQDLDTLFQDALNTLKNNSSSILSGALSWGTTLGHVVTGMLLVLFSLIFLLLDGPRIGRFFINLLPRRARAAAHGAGHRGWGSMVSYVRVQLFVAFIDAVGIGVGALILGVPLALPLGVLVFIGSFIPVIGALVTGAVAVLLALVANGWVNALIMLLVVLFIQQAESHILQPLVMGKAVSLHPLAVVMAVAGGSIVAGIAGALFAVPVLAVANTVVKYISDRGWEHDPLFGPETAAMAAVNGSRITKPVRSAEPAPADLDGEEPDPGS; this is translated from the coding sequence ATGAAGCTGCCGCGCCCCCTGCGGCGCCTGGCCGCTGCCACCGAAGCGGTGCAGCACAGCGCCCAGGTCACCAAGCAGCGGATGGCTGCCGCACCCGAGGCCGACGAGAACCCGGCGAGCATCTATGCCGCACACGCCGAGGCCGAGGACCTGCCCTACGGAGTGCGGATCGCCGCCTCCTGGTCCTGGCGCCTGATTGTCATCGTGCTGGCCGTGGGCATCGCCGTCTGGCTGCTCTCCCACGTCTCCCTGCTGGTGATCCCGCTGATGATCGCGGCCCTGTTGGCCGGGCTGCTCAGCCCCGTGGTGAAGTTCCTGACCCGCACCCTGCGATTCCCCAAGGGGCTTTCCGTCGGGGTGACCATGGTGGGTTTCCTGGCAGTGATCGTCGGAGGCCTCTCCGTCGTTGGGCAGCGGCTGGCCAACGGCTTCGCTTCCCTGTGGGCCCAGGCCCTGACCGGCATCGCCCAGATCCAGCACTGGCTCTCCACCGGCCCGCTGGGATTGAGCAACCAGGACCTCGACACGCTTTTCCAAGACGCGCTGAACACGCTCAAGAACAACTCCTCGTCCATTCTCTCCGGTGCGCTGTCCTGGGGCACCACCCTCGGGCACGTGGTGACGGGCATGCTGCTGGTGCTCTTCTCGCTGATCTTCCTGCTGCTGGACGGACCGCGCATCGGGCGCTTCTTCATCAACCTGCTGCCGCGCCGTGCCCGGGCCGCCGCCCACGGTGCCGGCCATCGCGGCTGGGGCTCGATGGTCAGCTACGTCCGCGTCCAACTCTTTGTGGCCTTCATCGACGCCGTGGGCATCGGCGTGGGCGCGCTGATCCTCGGGGTGCCGCTGGCACTTCCGCTGGGTGTGCTCGTCTTCATCGGATCGTTCATCCCCGTCATCGGTGCGCTGGTCACCGGGGCCGTGGCCGTGCTGCTGGCCCTGGTGGCCAACGGCTGGGTCAACGCGCTGATCATGCTGCTGGTGGTGCTCTTCATCCAACAGGCCGAATCCCACATCCTGCAGCCATTGGTCATGGGCAAGGCCGTGAGCCTGCACCCGCTGGCCGTGGTCATGGCCGTGGCCGGTGGCTCCATCGTCGCCGGCATTGCCGGCGCCCTGTTCGCCGTCCCGGTGCTGGCCGTGGCCAACACCGTGGTGAAGTACATTTCCGACCGGGGCTGGGAGCACGATCCGCTCTTTGGCCCCGAGACCGCGGCCATGGCGGCCGTGAACGGTTCACGAATTACCAAGCCGGTCCGCTCCGCGGAACCGGCTCCCGCCGACCTTGACGGAGAAGAACCAGACCCCGGTTCCTGA